The following is a genomic window from bacterium.
AAAAAGTGTACTCGAAGCATCCTTCCACTGCGGGTCCGTATCAGGAAACCACGTGCCAATGTCTCCAGCGCTCATCGCTCCAAGCATCGCATCAACGAGCGCGTGTAAAACAACATCGGCATCAGAATGCCCCTTAAGCCCAGTTGCCCCGTGAATTTCAACTCCGCCAAGAAACAACACCCGCCCTTCTTGAAAAGGGTGAATATCGATCCCATGCCCGATTCTTAACACTTTTTGCCCCGATTTATCAGCGACTTGAGACATATAATATTTTTCTTGTGCGAAACGCTCGCAAACGATATTTTTTATGCGTT
Proteins encoded in this region:
- a CDS encoding 2-C-methyl-D-erythritol 2,4-cyclodiphosphate synthase, with translation MSQVADKSGQKVLRIGHGIDIHPFQEGRVLFLGGVEIHGATGLKGHSDADVVLHALVDAMLGAMSAGDIGTWFPDTDPQWKDASSTLFVKAVVSELLQRNYMILNVDICILAEQPKISPYRDEIRDSIARMLRVSHEFVGIKATTAEGLGFVGRKEGILATATVLIEKKR